One part of the Coprobacter tertius genome encodes these proteins:
- the murQ gene encoding N-acetylmuramic acid 6-phosphate etherase: MSFEKITEQSSLYDNLENKPVLELLTDINNEDKKVAFAVEKTIPQIEKLVTAIVKRMKRGGRIFYMGAGTSGRLGVLDASEIPPTYGMPNTYVIGLIAGGDKALRNPVESAEDSEDRGWQELLQHNININDTVIGIAASGTTPYVIGALKHCREKGILTGAVTCNPGSPVAQQADIPIEAIVGPEYVTGSTRMKSGTAQKMILNMITTATMIRLGRVKGNRMVNMQLTNRKLIDRGTRMIMEETSLSYEEAYNLLLLHGSVKKAVDAYHSNSAL; encoded by the coding sequence ATGTCTTTTGAAAAAATTACAGAGCAATCCTCTTTATACGATAACTTAGAAAATAAACCGGTACTCGAATTACTTACCGATATTAATAATGAAGATAAAAAAGTAGCCTTCGCCGTAGAAAAGACAATACCACAAATAGAAAAACTGGTAACGGCCATCGTAAAACGAATGAAACGTGGAGGTCGTATTTTTTATATGGGTGCCGGTACGAGCGGACGGCTCGGTGTTCTCGACGCATCTGAAATTCCACCGACATACGGTATGCCGAACACGTATGTTATCGGATTAATTGCCGGAGGGGACAAAGCCCTGCGTAATCCGGTAGAATCGGCTGAAGACAGTGAAGACCGGGGCTGGCAAGAACTCTTACAGCACAATATAAATATAAACGATACCGTTATCGGCATCGCCGCTTCGGGAACGACCCCTTATGTTATCGGAGCCCTGAAACATTGCCGGGAAAAAGGTATTCTTACGGGAGCAGTCACCTGTAATCCCGGTTCTCCCGTTGCACAACAGGCCGATATACCGATCGAAGCGATTGTAGGCCCGGAATATGTGACAGGTAGTACCCGCATGAAATCGGGGACTGCACAAAAAATGATATTGAATATGATTACCACTGCAACGATGATTCGCCTCGGAAGAGTTAAAGGAAATCGCATGGTAAACATGCAACTAACCAACCGAAAGCTTATCGACAGAGGTACTCGAATGATTATGGAAGAGACTTCTCTCTCTTATGAAGAAGCTTATAACTTGTTACTATTGCATGGTTCGGTAAAAAAAGCGGTAGATGCATATCATTCAAATTCAGCATTATGA
- a CDS encoding SpoIID/LytB domain-containing protein produces MQDKEPYIEVGIVHRKELEFSLNGDFCLNGISMVAPGTYIIRSEGGKVCFCEKIYDELSFVPTVSDISFDISQVLIGIRFHWERKESQRFPGELKIICDESGLVAINRVPLETYLISVISSEMKASASAALLRAHAVISRSWLLAQLSEKGNKSTVERCVENGEEIIKWFDREEHVLYDVCADDHCQRYQGITKAFLPEVAEAVRETRGEVLVYDGKVCDARFSKCCGGVSERFESCWDNAPHDYLTPVYDREDDRIMPDFSSEEAANIFIRSVPDVFCNTRDEAVLDQVLNDYDRETKDFFRWTIKFRQAHLSRLLQKKLGIDFGEICDLIPLLRGASGRIIRLKIIGTKRTVVIGKELLIRRALSETHLYSSAFVVDKSGSGKGIPEEFVLIGAGWGHGVGLCQIGAAVMGEKGYSYRQILEHYFKNTELRHIYP; encoded by the coding sequence ATGCAGGATAAGGAGCCTTATATAGAAGTCGGTATCGTACATCGTAAGGAATTGGAATTTTCATTGAATGGAGATTTTTGTTTGAATGGAATCTCTATGGTAGCCCCGGGAACCTATATCATTCGGTCGGAGGGTGGAAAAGTATGCTTTTGTGAAAAGATTTACGATGAATTATCATTTGTTCCTACGGTTTCCGATATTTCGTTCGATATTTCGCAAGTACTTATCGGTATACGGTTTCATTGGGAGAGGAAAGAGAGTCAACGATTTCCCGGAGAATTGAAAATTATTTGCGACGAATCGGGATTAGTTGCGATAAACCGAGTCCCTTTGGAGACTTATTTGATCAGTGTTATTTCATCGGAAATGAAGGCTTCGGCTTCGGCGGCATTATTACGTGCTCATGCTGTAATTTCTCGTAGCTGGTTATTGGCGCAACTTTCCGAAAAAGGGAATAAATCTACGGTGGAAAGATGTGTTGAAAATGGAGAAGAAATTATAAAATGGTTCGATCGCGAAGAGCATGTTTTATATGATGTTTGTGCCGATGATCATTGTCAGCGTTATCAGGGCATTACTAAAGCTTTTCTTCCTGAGGTTGCCGAAGCGGTACGTGAAACCCGTGGTGAAGTGCTGGTGTATGACGGAAAAGTGTGTGATGCCCGTTTTTCGAAATGTTGCGGGGGGGTAAGCGAACGGTTTGAATCGTGTTGGGACAATGCCCCTCACGATTATCTTACGCCTGTTTACGATCGGGAGGATGATCGGATAATGCCTGATTTTTCTTCTGAAGAGGCAGCGAATATATTTATACGCAGCGTTCCCGATGTTTTTTGTAATACACGAGATGAGGCCGTGCTCGATCAGGTATTGAATGATTATGACCGGGAAACAAAGGATTTTTTTCGTTGGACCATAAAATTTCGGCAGGCGCACCTTTCACGGTTGTTGCAAAAGAAACTGGGTATAGATTTCGGAGAGATATGCGATCTGATACCCCTTTTGAGAGGGGCATCAGGACGGATTATCCGGTTAAAGATTATAGGGACGAAACGCACGGTCGTTATCGGTAAGGAGTTACTGATACGTAGGGCTTTATCCGAAACTCATTTATACAGTTCGGCTTTTGTTGTCGATAAATCGGGTTCGGGAAAAGGTATTCCCGAAGAGTTTGTCCTCATCGGTGCCGGGTGGGGGCATGGCGTGGGCTTATGCCAGATCGGGGCGGCTGTAATGGGGGAAAAAGGGTATTCTTATCGTCAGATTTTGGAACATTATTTCAAAAATACCGAACTCAGGCATATATACCCATGA
- a CDS encoding MFS transporter, with protein MTSETPKRSPWYWIPSLYFAQGIPYVAVMTIAVILYKRMGCSNTEITLYTSWLYLPWVLKPLWSPFIDIFKTKRWWIVTMQLLIGAGLGGIAFCIPLPFYFQATLAFFWLLAFSSATHDIAADGFYMLALDSHKQSLYVGIRNTFYRIAMITGQGLLIMLAGALETMTGSQPVEFTVIGTTSEIVTDNARTYQNNDFIVSPASLILSAGSIDSLHIRLTRIPENNKKIILNTTFLKGDKELHLISGDRLVFDRENWEKGAWITVKADKRLKKSCMATFKGTAGNIPLAWSITFFILSGCFIMLSLYHKFALPRPTEDRPAKTKTSREIWQEFIQTFISFFRKKEIATGLLFFLTYRLSESQLLKLASPFMLDSRETGGLGLSTGEVGLVYGTVGVAALTIGGIIGGIVASRQGLRFWLWPMVFAITLPNLVYVWLAYAQPDNLLLINTAVAIEQFGYGFGFTAYMLYMIYFANGEHKTAHYAICTAFMALGMMLPGLGAGWLQEHIGYRHFFIWVMLCSLPAYFAVKLLKVDRTFGMKEKK; from the coding sequence ATGACTTCTGAAACACCGAAACGATCGCCTTGGTATTGGATCCCCTCGTTATATTTCGCACAAGGAATACCCTATGTCGCCGTTATGACGATTGCAGTAATCTTGTATAAACGCATGGGATGTTCTAATACCGAAATTACCCTCTATACCAGCTGGTTATATCTACCTTGGGTATTAAAACCTTTATGGAGTCCTTTCATCGACATATTTAAGACCAAACGCTGGTGGATCGTAACCATGCAGTTACTCATCGGAGCAGGCCTCGGCGGTATCGCTTTCTGTATCCCTTTACCCTTTTATTTTCAAGCGACTCTGGCCTTTTTTTGGTTACTGGCCTTTAGTTCGGCAACCCATGATATCGCAGCTGACGGATTTTATATGTTGGCGCTCGATAGCCACAAACAATCGCTTTATGTAGGAATACGCAACACTTTTTACCGCATCGCTATGATTACGGGCCAAGGGCTGTTGATTATGCTGGCAGGAGCTTTGGAGACGATGACCGGATCGCAACCTGTCGAATTTACCGTAATCGGTACGACTTCGGAAATCGTCACCGACAATGCCAGAACATACCAAAACAACGATTTTATCGTTTCCCCGGCTTCTCTGATATTATCGGCAGGAAGCATCGATAGCTTACACATACGACTTACCCGTATTCCCGAAAACAATAAAAAAATTATACTAAATACCACTTTCCTGAAAGGCGACAAAGAGCTTCACCTGATTTCGGGAGATCGGTTGGTTTTCGATCGAGAAAACTGGGAAAAAGGAGCCTGGATAACAGTAAAAGCCGATAAACGATTAAAAAAGTCATGTATGGCTACGTTTAAAGGTACCGCAGGGAATATACCGCTTGCCTGGAGTATAACATTCTTTATACTGTCGGGCTGTTTTATCATGCTAAGCCTTTACCATAAATTCGCTTTACCCCGACCGACAGAAGATCGACCGGCAAAAACCAAGACTTCCCGGGAAATATGGCAGGAATTTATACAAACATTTATCTCTTTTTTCCGGAAAAAAGAAATTGCTACCGGTTTGTTATTTTTCCTTACTTACCGTCTTTCAGAATCGCAACTGCTAAAACTCGCTTCCCCATTTATGCTCGACTCAAGGGAAACAGGAGGGTTAGGACTCAGTACCGGAGAAGTAGGGTTAGTATATGGTACCGTAGGCGTAGCCGCTCTTACCATAGGAGGAATCATCGGCGGTATAGTCGCCTCGAGACAAGGACTCCGCTTTTGGCTTTGGCCGATGGTATTTGCTATCACTTTACCTAATCTCGTTTATGTTTGGCTTGCCTATGCACAACCCGACAACCTACTGCTGATAAATACTGCCGTAGCGATTGAACAATTCGGTTATGGATTCGGATTTACCGCTTATATGTTGTATATGATCTATTTTGCAAACGGGGAACACAAAACGGCCCATTATGCAATTTGTACTGCATTTATGGCTTTGGGTATGATGTTACCGGGACTCGGAGCAGGCTGGTTACAAGAGCACATCGGTTACAGACATTTCTTTATCTGGGTAATGTTATGTTCCCTCCCGGCCTACTTCGCAGTAAAATTATTAAAAGTAGACCGAACTTTCGGTATGAAAGAAAAAAAATGA
- a CDS encoding ABC transporter permease → MKIVWKLLRQHISIGQFTGYFLANLAGIFIVLLSLQCYYDISPFLSGNDSLLKNEYLIISKKVNTFGSLTGSSNRFSKEDIEDLKKQSFAKNIGAFTPGQYNVSAGISLAGHQMDLSTQMFFEAVPDEFVDTKTSDWQFVPHSEFIPIILPKNYLNLYNFGFAQSRNMPQISEGLLGMVTINIRISGNGKSENFRGNIVGFSNRLNTILVPESFIRWSNREFGNRVTEEPSRLIVEVANPADEAVVTYLQKNGYEVEGNNLDAGKTNYFLKLITGLVATIGLFISVLSFFILMLSIYLLLQKNTDKLKNLLLIGYSPAQVSQPYQLLTVALNTIVLIFAGLLVYISRIHYIELLSRMWPSYQPGNSIPTILIGIGLLIAVSVLNAAIIRQKINRLWKGERK, encoded by the coding sequence ATGAAAATTGTTTGGAAACTCCTCCGTCAACATATCAGTATCGGCCAATTTACCGGTTATTTCTTAGCTAACCTGGCTGGTATATTTATCGTTCTCTTAAGTTTGCAATGTTATTATGATATATCTCCATTTCTTTCGGGAAACGATAGTTTGCTCAAAAACGAATATCTTATTATCTCTAAAAAGGTAAACACTTTCGGTAGTCTTACCGGAAGTTCAAATCGTTTCTCGAAAGAAGATATAGAAGATTTAAAAAAACAATCTTTTGCGAAAAATATCGGAGCATTTACACCGGGACAGTATAATGTATCGGCAGGGATCAGTCTGGCCGGCCATCAAATGGATCTTTCCACTCAAATGTTCTTCGAAGCGGTACCCGACGAATTCGTAGATACCAAAACATCCGACTGGCAATTCGTTCCGCATAGTGAATTCATCCCGATTATACTACCCAAAAATTATTTGAATCTTTATAACTTCGGCTTTGCCCAATCTCGTAATATGCCCCAAATTTCAGAAGGTTTATTGGGTATGGTCACCATAAACATCCGTATTTCGGGAAACGGGAAGTCAGAGAATTTCAGAGGAAATATCGTCGGTTTTTCCAACCGACTGAATACGATACTGGTTCCGGAATCTTTTATACGTTGGAGTAACCGCGAATTTGGAAACCGAGTTACAGAAGAACCTTCGAGACTGATCGTGGAAGTCGCCAACCCGGCCGACGAAGCAGTTGTCACTTATCTGCAAAAAAACGGATATGAAGTTGAAGGAAATAATCTCGATGCCGGAAAAACGAACTATTTTCTTAAACTAATTACAGGTCTTGTAGCAACAATCGGTCTGTTTATCAGTGTCCTGTCATTTTTTATTCTAATGCTGAGCATCTACTTACTTCTCCAAAAAAATACGGATAAACTCAAGAATCTACTCCTTATCGGATATAGTCCCGCTCAAGTATCGCAACCTTATCAGTTACTAACGGTTGCACTAAACACAATCGTTTTGATTTTTGCCGGGCTACTCGTATATATATCGCGTATACATTATATCGAACTGTTATCCCGCATGTGGCCTTCTTATCAACCGGGAAACAGCATTCCGACAATATTAATCGGAATCGGTCTGTTAATTGCAGTATCGGTATTAAATGCAGCGATCATACGTCAAAAAATAAATCGGTTGTGGAAAGGGGAAAGAAAATAG
- a CDS encoding glycosyltransferase family 2 protein — translation MMKNINCFIYYISDEQVRQAVEIFSNSKEVNRIYLLFQGDNTPSTKCCIPLKINGINTTETAKAISRLTDTDYSLVCLSPVTLIPGAFSVQRFTQLAEDSNSGMLYSDSYRTTEKGTIKHPLIDYQEGSLRDDFDFGPLVLYRSEALQKAVENLPAYKHAAWYAIRLSISCQYSIVHINEYLYSNEETDLRRSGEKQFDYVDPKNRDVQKEMEDACTIHLKNIGAYLPPVYKDICNDTGIFPVEASVIIPVYNRERTIADAIQSVLKQSCDFPFNIIVIDNHSTDRTTDIVSEFSENKRVIHLIPEQTDLGIGGCWTLGIHHPECGRYAVQLDSDDIYKDKHTLQTIIETFRKERCAMVIGSYVMTDFNMQVIPPGVIDHREWSEENGRNNALRINGLGAPRAFYTPLLRKFNVPNTSYGEDYALGLRFSREYRIGRIYEVIYLCRRWEGNSDAALDIDRINANNLYKDRLRTIEIQARKKINKLKK, via the coding sequence ATTATGAAAAATATTAATTGTTTTATTTATTATATTTCCGACGAGCAGGTACGCCAAGCTGTCGAAATATTCAGCAATTCCAAAGAAGTAAATCGCATATATCTTCTATTTCAAGGAGATAACACACCTTCAACCAAATGTTGTATTCCTCTAAAAATAAATGGAATAAATACGACAGAAACCGCAAAAGCCATTTCCCGGCTAACTGATACGGATTATTCTCTGGTATGTCTTTCGCCGGTAACTCTGATACCGGGTGCTTTTTCCGTTCAACGTTTCACTCAACTTGCAGAAGACAGCAATTCGGGTATGCTTTATTCCGACTCATACCGTACAACTGAAAAAGGAACAATAAAACATCCTTTAATAGACTATCAGGAAGGCAGTCTCAGGGATGATTTCGATTTCGGACCGCTCGTTTTATATCGATCGGAAGCATTACAAAAAGCAGTTGAAAATCTTCCGGCGTATAAACATGCAGCCTGGTATGCAATAAGATTATCTATCTCCTGCCAATATTCCATCGTTCATATCAACGAATATCTTTATAGCAATGAAGAAACCGATCTGCGTCGGTCGGGAGAAAAACAATTCGATTACGTCGATCCGAAAAATCGTGACGTACAAAAAGAAATGGAAGATGCCTGTACAATACATCTGAAAAATATCGGGGCATATCTTCCTCCTGTTTACAAAGACATTTGTAACGACACCGGTATTTTTCCCGTTGAAGCATCGGTTATTATCCCTGTATATAATCGAGAACGGACTATTGCAGACGCAATACAGTCTGTATTAAAACAAAGCTGCGATTTCCCGTTTAACATTATTGTTATCGATAACCATTCAACAGACCGAACGACAGATATTGTTTCGGAATTTTCCGAAAACAAACGCGTAATACATCTCATTCCCGAACAAACCGATTTGGGAATAGGCGGTTGCTGGACACTCGGAATACATCATCCCGAATGCGGTAGATACGCCGTACAGCTCGATAGCGACGATATTTACAAAGATAAACATACCCTGCAAACTATTATCGAAACATTTCGAAAAGAACGGTGTGCCATGGTTATCGGTAGTTACGTAATGACCGATTTCAATATGCAAGTTATTCCTCCCGGGGTAATCGATCACCGGGAATGGAGTGAAGAAAACGGCCGGAATAATGCGCTGCGAATTAATGGACTGGGCGCTCCGAGAGCTTTTTACACCCCTCTGTTACGCAAATTTAATGTTCCCAATACGAGTTACGGGGAAGATTATGCTTTAGGTCTCAGATTCTCGAGAGAATACCGTATCGGACGTATTTATGAAGTTATTTATTTATGCCGACGCTGGGAGGGAAATTCCGACGCAGCATTAGACATCGACCGAATAAATGCCAATAACCTCTATAAAGACCGGCTACGCACGATCGAGATACAAGCCCGGAAAAAAATAAATAAATTAAAAAAATAG
- a CDS encoding DUF4836 family protein has product MRKYGMNVRFLIMLLTVALFTSCSKESNYMQSIPADATIVITADCKAIAEKADFKELFKNPEISSLLASFQKSLGDDASKMLDTVLKDPEQSGISFDNSFVLFSNAVDGEVGMLLKLKDRNKFNELLQIMQKEGVSSEISDAKGFKYCILGEKAFCAFSSDRILILESAFNRESPEKIKENAGKYIRQEKDKSLLVDKGFERFIKNQKEINYWFSMASTPPQVSTIYSSFMPDKFKLGTVYAMANLSFEKGKIVITNESYSTDAETQKILENFSELCGKLTGKFLKAIPADAWLTYDININGKKLLEYLSQKQEIKKLFENKEFDFKGMIESIDGDITLSLIDLPGDNSFVKTPNMALFAEVNNDILITELSKFGQILGMVPLGKNQYALNMNGLGLYFGMAGNDRFFITTDESIIDSINKGAIESLADSPAAKVFKNTNGAMYINMISISKGLPVNLLTKEIGVGSNETESLKKILSLSTSIESRQQESLKGVTTIYMQNQTENALTSIMKAFN; this is encoded by the coding sequence ATGAGAAAATACGGAATGAATGTAAGGTTTCTGATAATGTTACTTACGGTAGCATTATTTACTTCCTGTTCGAAAGAAAGTAATTACATGCAATCGATCCCTGCAGATGCGACAATCGTAATAACAGCCGATTGTAAGGCTATTGCAGAAAAAGCCGATTTTAAAGAACTATTTAAAAATCCGGAAATCAGCTCACTGTTGGCCTCTTTCCAAAAATCTCTGGGAGACGACGCCTCTAAAATGCTCGATACTGTTTTAAAAGATCCCGAACAAAGCGGAATCTCTTTCGATAATAGTTTTGTATTATTCTCAAATGCCGTCGATGGAGAAGTCGGTATGCTTCTGAAATTAAAAGACCGCAACAAATTCAACGAGTTACTTCAAATCATGCAAAAAGAAGGTGTAAGCAGTGAAATTTCTGATGCAAAAGGATTTAAATACTGTATCCTCGGTGAAAAAGCATTTTGCGCATTTTCTTCAGACCGGATATTGATACTCGAATCGGCTTTCAACCGCGAATCTCCCGAGAAAATAAAAGAAAACGCCGGTAAATATATAAGGCAAGAAAAAGATAAAAGTCTTTTAGTAGATAAAGGATTCGAACGTTTTATAAAAAACCAGAAGGAAATAAATTATTGGTTTTCTATGGCCTCAACACCTCCTCAGGTATCTACAATTTATTCCTCTTTTATGCCTGACAAGTTTAAATTAGGAACAGTATATGCAATGGCAAACCTAAGTTTCGAAAAAGGCAAAATCGTTATCACAAACGAAAGTTACTCGACCGATGCAGAAACACAGAAGATATTAGAAAATTTCTCTGAATTATGCGGGAAACTTACTGGTAAATTTTTAAAAGCGATACCGGCAGATGCATGGCTTACATATGACATCAATATCAATGGAAAAAAACTTCTCGAATATCTTTCCCAAAAGCAAGAAATTAAAAAACTTTTTGAAAACAAAGAATTCGATTTTAAAGGAATGATCGAATCTATCGATGGAGATATAACACTTAGTCTCATAGATTTACCAGGGGACAACTCGTTTGTAAAAACCCCTAACATGGCTCTTTTTGCAGAAGTAAACAACGATATACTAATTACCGAACTATCTAAATTCGGACAAATTTTAGGAATGGTTCCCCTGGGAAAAAATCAATATGCACTAAACATGAACGGCCTCGGACTATATTTCGGAATGGCCGGTAACGACCGGTTCTTCATAACAACCGACGAAAGCATTATCGACAGCATCAATAAAGGTGCTATTGAATCGTTGGCCGATTCGCCCGCCGCTAAAGTTTTTAAAAATACAAACGGAGCAATGTATATAAATATGATAAGTATCTCAAAAGGTCTCCCCGTCAACTTATTGACTAAAGAAATAGGAGTAGGGTCAAACGAAACCGAATCCCTGAAGAAGATTCTTTCCCTTTCCACTTCAATCGAATCGAGACAGCAAGAATCCCTGAAAGGAGTAACGACTATTTATATGCAAAACCAAACGGAAAACGCCCTCACATCGATTATGAAAGCATTTAATTAA
- a CDS encoding ATP-binding cassette domain-containing protein has protein sequence MEKIKLQQVLPAVFAENRSSLDSDIWLQDISFEKGKYYLIEAASGTGKSSLCSYLYGDRNDYSGSIFFDKKNCNILREKEWTEIRRHTFAYLFQDLRLFPELPAYENIELKNQLTRYKTEIEIRNYFDILGIGDKWNTKIGKMSFGQQQRVAFIRSICQPFDFILLDEPISHLDEENGKLMSRILLQEAAQQKAAIIVTSIGKHLDINYDKILSL, from the coding sequence ATGGAAAAAATAAAATTACAGCAGGTTCTACCTGCTGTTTTTGCTGAAAATCGTTCTTCTTTAGACTCCGATATCTGGTTACAGGATATTTCTTTCGAAAAAGGGAAATATTATCTTATCGAAGCGGCATCGGGAACCGGAAAATCTTCATTATGCAGTTATCTGTACGGTGACCGTAATGATTATTCGGGATCTATCTTTTTCGATAAAAAGAACTGCAATATATTAAGAGAAAAAGAGTGGACTGAAATAAGGCGCCATACTTTCGCTTATCTTTTCCAGGACCTGAGATTATTTCCTGAATTGCCGGCTTATGAAAATATCGAACTTAAAAACCAATTGACCCGATATAAAACAGAAATAGAAATACGTAATTATTTCGATATTTTGGGAATCGGAGACAAATGGAATACGAAAATAGGGAAAATGTCATTCGGGCAACAACAACGGGTAGCCTTTATTCGATCGATCTGTCAACCGTTCGATTTTATACTGCTCGACGAACCCATCAGTCACCTCGACGAAGAAAACGGAAAACTGATGTCTCGTATTCTATTACAAGAAGCCGCCCAGCAGAAAGCCGCCATTATTGTTACTTCTATAGGCAAACACCTCGATATTAATTACGATAAGATATTAAGCTTATGA
- a CDS encoding ATPase: MNILIADSGSTKTDWCLTNGTNHYRFETAGINPFLQSTEEITSQIQNIFDNHPIDEVFFYGAGCIGEKAIERVSLAIENATGVHRIEIHDDLTGAARSLCGHKAGIACILGTGSNSCQYDGEKIVRHTPPLGYVLGDEGSGNALGKRLLSDFLKGQMPRQISKDFKERFGITQENVLEAVYRRPFPNRYMASFAIFLNMHENEDYTQYILKENFSNFFKRNILQYDPELPVHFTGSVAWHFKKILIETAIAHHFKPGRVVKNPIDGLISYHLQNSIG; this comes from the coding sequence ATGAATATACTTATCGCCGATAGTGGATCTACCAAAACGGATTGGTGCCTTACCAACGGGACAAATCATTACCGTTTCGAAACAGCGGGTATCAACCCGTTCTTGCAATCGACCGAAGAAATTACATCCCAGATACAGAATATATTCGACAATCACCCGATCGATGAAGTTTTCTTTTACGGCGCAGGATGTATCGGTGAAAAAGCCATCGAAAGAGTTAGTCTGGCAATAGAGAATGCGACAGGAGTTCATCGTATAGAAATACATGACGATCTTACCGGGGCTGCCAGATCGCTATGCGGCCATAAAGCAGGAATTGCCTGTATTTTGGGAACCGGATCGAACTCATGTCAATATGACGGAGAAAAGATCGTACGTCATACTCCACCATTAGGTTATGTGTTAGGTGACGAAGGAAGCGGAAACGCATTAGGGAAACGACTACTTTCCGACTTCCTGAAAGGACAAATGCCCCGGCAGATATCCAAAGATTTCAAAGAACGTTTCGGCATTACTCAGGAAAACGTTTTGGAAGCAGTATACCGACGTCCTTTCCCTAACCGCTATATGGCCTCCTTTGCAATCTTCTTAAATATGCATGAAAATGAAGATTATACACAATATATCCTAAAAGAAAATTTCAGCAACTTTTTTAAACGTAACATATTGCAATACGACCCGGAACTACCGGTACATTTTACCGGTTCTGTTGCCTGGCATTTCAAAAAAATTCTTATCGAAACCGCTATCGCACACCATTTCAAACCGGGTCGTGTGGTAAAAAATCCCATCGACGGATTAATCTCATATCATTTACAAAACTCGATTGGTTAA
- a CDS encoding DUF4922 domain-containing protein — protein sequence MDSFYQKALDMFASQVKNWSMASNNYAALQKIMTRTIPCGEMTVKLQCNPARIVSTTSNLSGEKIEKRACFLCARNRPPEQKSLPWNDSYEVLVNPFPIFPKHFTIPALKHSPQQITGRIDDMLSLARIFSDFVLFYNGPRCGASAPDHMHFQAGNKGFLPIEYNWESLSESLGEYILEYEKLRVSHLNGYPQTVFIIESGKKEIIKTIFGKLIKILSSDNNAGYEPMMNLLCLYDKDKWRLYIFPRRAHRPRQYYTQGEKQRLISPGTVDISGVIIVPRPTDYESITEEEVWDILQQVSVTPEEEQRIITELKKIPYDF from the coding sequence ATGGACTCGTTTTATCAAAAAGCACTCGATATGTTTGCCTCACAGGTGAAAAACTGGTCAATGGCTTCAAATAATTACGCTGCACTCCAAAAAATAATGACCCGCACAATTCCTTGTGGCGAAATGACAGTAAAATTACAATGTAATCCGGCCCGCATCGTCTCAACGACTTCAAACTTATCTGGCGAAAAAATAGAAAAAAGAGCGTGCTTCCTCTGTGCCCGAAACAGACCACCTGAACAGAAATCTTTACCCTGGAACGATTCTTATGAAGTATTGGTAAACCCATTCCCGATATTTCCCAAACACTTTACGATACCGGCTTTAAAACATTCTCCACAACAAATCACCGGACGAATCGACGACATGCTTTCACTGGCCCGCATTTTTTCCGATTTTGTCTTGTTTTATAACGGTCCACGATGCGGAGCTTCAGCACCGGACCACATGCATTTTCAAGCAGGGAACAAAGGGTTTCTACCCATAGAATACAACTGGGAATCACTATCGGAAAGCCTGGGAGAATACATCTTGGAATATGAAAAACTGCGGGTTTCTCATCTAAACGGTTACCCACAAACCGTCTTTATTATCGAATCGGGGAAAAAAGAAATAATCAAAACCATTTTCGGTAAATTAATAAAAATTCTATCTTCTGACAACAATGCCGGATACGAACCCATGATGAATTTATTATGCCTGTACGATAAGGATAAATGGAGATTGTATATTTTTCCAAGAAGAGCGCACCGGCCCCGCCAATATTACACGCAAGGAGAAAAACAGAGGCTAATCAGTCCCGGAACAGTAGACATCAGCGGAGTCATCATCGTACCTCGCCCTACTGATTACGAATCTATCACAGAAGAGGAAGTTTGGGATATATTGCAGCAAGTTTCGGTAACCCCCGAAGAAGAACAAAGAATTATTACCGAATTAAAGAAAATACCGTATGACTTCTGA